gttcggcatagaccatcaagcgggacaagtccatgtcactaatcaacattgcggaccggcattcttcactcactaggtcggacacacccatcacgaatttgttcattctagatcgtgagtcggcaaccaagtgtggagcatatcttgaaagttggttaaacttgagggcatactccctcacactcatagacccttgttttaaattcatgaactccaccaatttggcttccctaagttcaagaggaaagaatcgattaaggaaagccgttttgaactcttcccaaggcaccacatagtttgcccccttctcttccttccattggttgtaccatatttgggccaccccttttagttggtaggccgccaactccgccttatcttctgacctcatgcccatgatagctaatatcttgtggacttcatcaatgaactcttgagggtcttcatctaacttagacccatagaattccgggggattcatccgcacgaagtctctcacccgagatgccggggtaggagcctgaggggcttgggccccgtggttggcttgattagccatagcttgtgcaaataaagtaagggcatcccgaagatccccattggtcggttgttcctcgggtgcgcgggctcgtcttcctcttgtattaggcatgatctagcatagcaaagaacaaccgttagggaagaacttaattcaactctacagcacgacttagaacatggagaagggaaacatttcctaaaacgtctcatagcctcctactcatagttgtggtgcacaacacaaccatgaatcggactctaatcaacgcggtgtgttggactccgaggatctatcaacctagtgctctgataccaagtttgtcacgacccaagcctagggcctagacgtgaccggcgaatggggaacccgaaggaaccccaaacaagcctcatagcgtatcattacacatccttggtcgcggaagcaattaaaatgaccataagcaataagcataatcaaagggggaaatcgggactaagggagcaagaaaaaaaaaagaagaaatgatacataaataccatagatgagtcaagctcaagcataatacacaacttgtccaacaccacctctaaacatgagtacttagcgggggccaagacaaactaccgggctcaccctcatagtcaaaacataactaaaaagaaaagtcttatacatagcaaaagatcatgagcaacgtccccggaatggaggactcaccaataaccttgataggaaatcgtattagccacgcggaggaggatggtcaagcggtgctccggtccctacatggtgacatcatgtaggcatagagtatgcattagtacgtttgaatgtactaagtatatgggatgcaatgcaatgctacaatagatggacatcataggaaaaatgcataatcatacccgatagatagcacattagagaaatgatatgtataatgatgcttacataaaaatcatatttagtgggacgtagtacatgtgtggtgagtgaccatcaatatagtatttccaaggcctaccacccccttggagaggcgaaagaggtacaaacccctcaatgtggttacccgggcctaccaccccccgagctagggaccaaggtacaaacccctcgatatggttatacgggcctactaccccccgtactaggcaaccaaggtaccaacccctcgatacggttatacgggcctactaccccccgtactaggcttggtcgactcacaacactatattgagaaaatcatatacatgtatccctttcatcatcatttcaataattatataatcatccgactcataggatgtacattggaccttccatttcctatgaattctataaatgacattttatcaaacacatggtgggctattgttcatgtagataaaatcatgtctttcaagagtactaagtccaaccaattccgaaatacatataaatcagcccaccaacaacatacatatatatatcaaccttcataatttgatcatggaagcatgaaaaccataaacatcacataataattccatttcatgataatatgcaaaaatagaccataatagaatgtgtagtagtaattccataattcaagagttcataaatgatcataaggacccataaacttgaagtaaaatagaggataaatggttggacttgtggaaaggaaggtttccacaatcaacccacatacctcaactttggagaatccttgatgaagattggaatggagaattgatgcttgagattgagtcttgaatccggaattagaacttgagatgtttgaatttggttgaagatcttggtggaattttggagagggattagagagtgtttttgagtgttttgaagctagaaagaaatataactaagtatgggacaatcctcttttttataaaagaaaaacgtccagccgctacagtaactttagctactggaaattgaaattctgctccgacaggttttacgaaaatgatcataactccttcatcctaactcggaatgaggtgaaaccaattgcattggaaagctaactcgaagggctttaatttaataggtagcggcccttccagttccttgtgtgctaagagatatgccccttttgcgattttcgaattttgatacggttgctctaaaattcgggttagacccatttcccactcaattttaccccctgaataagaatatgaagtcgaatttccgaaatcatgcacggattttgagatatatggaaattacaattataggtgtttccgaagcacattttcgggcatttttggggtcgtttcacctagggtgtctatgaagctgtgtcagtaggatcttatttatggttgtgagggccccacttctataaatgagggactaccaacatttaggaaaagttttccttctttcatactctaaatcgtgCACTGGAACTAAGTAATAAGGAACTTGTTCAAACTCGTGCGTTTATCATATCCATTCGACTGCCCTTCATACTCAAGGTAGTTGAAAAGCAAAGCTAAAATCTTTATCGATGAGTTATTCTTAGTAAAAAAAACTTCAGAAAGTCATGAGACTGCCGAGGGGCATGagagaagcccatgagtgagCTTAAGTGTTGAGACTCAAAAGAATGCACTCATATTCATATAAATTGTGCAAGATAAAAGCGAGATGTACTCCCAGACTCTCTTCTCTAAACCTTGTTTTAGGTGAGACCTTTATGAGGGAAGTGTGTTTTAGAATGTTTGGATGGTATTTTATTTCACCCGAAGAGATAGTATGGGTTGTGATGTTATAAGAAGCAGTAGTAAAAGTGCCCAGAGTTAGAAGAATGCATGCAGAGGCTCAATAATCTAAGAAAGGAAGATAGTGATGAGACAAATTATGTTACTACAGTTAGGCACCCAGTAAGTTATTAATgatgagtttttctttttttagtagactaaggaataataattttgtatggAGTTCATGATAGAGGATAGAGGATAGAGGAATAGTTATGAGTTAGGATGAGTTAGATTATACTTTAACTAGAAAGGAGGTTATGATAATGTGTCATTATGTTACTAATGACCAAGTGTAGGTGTTGAATAAAAGATTAGAGTATTCATAAGGTGATAGCTCTAAACTAGGCTAATGATTTTTAAGGGGAAGCCCATGATATTCAGAGGGTTATAAAACTAGTTAGCCAATGATGTGTAGTGAATgggtaaatagtacttaagATATGAAAGGAAGTGTGGGGGTAAATTGTAAGTATGAAGACTGAGAGAGTGAGAGGTAAAGATTGACTACTTGTCATGAGGTTTTAGTTGGCGggtgtttcttaattttatctagtagttgtaagttagcATGGTAAgtgagcaatcatattgatattcgggtgtagtaataaatattaagcttgaatttgagatgagtgtcatgatcaaaagaatgtcaatatgagggtgatgatgttagttttgagatctgatctggtagacttgacatggagtaggtgaggaattaagATGTAAGTTGTAatgaatatgagtggtacaagtatgGGATTCTAACTTTTAGATAAGAgtagtgaagtgtggctaagtcattaGAATAACaggagcattaagaggtgtagcCGAGATTGTATGTAACCAGACGACgttccaattaagttaatgatttttcatgtgtgcctagatagcataATTGAGCTGTCAATACGGAATAGGCTGAAGTAAGCATTATTTTTCCCTTAAAGAGTTCGATGAAGCGACCTTATAAGCCAATGATAAGAGGTTAATAGAAGCATCTTAGAAAGAGGTTTTTGAATGAGTCTTAGAACCTGCTTATGGAGAGTTCAGTAGCCATGAGATAAGACTTTCTTGAGTATTAGATAAAAGGGAATGTAGACTTGTTTAGAGATAATGGAATAGATCTATAACTTTCAAGTGTCAGTTTTAGATCCAAGTTTTAgatccaagggggagatgataagatgagaaatcaagtcaagtgtcgAGAATGAGATAGTGATGTCTTCAGAAAGAGTTTTAGAGCTATATGAATTCGTTCAAAATCTTGTGTATTCCTCAAGTCTAGTTATAACAACATCTTATTGATATTCCTAATATCAGAATTGTGTCTATGACTTATGCTCATAAACTTCTAAGAGGTTCATATCTATGCTCAGTTTCCAGAATGAGGGGAAAAGactttagcccattgatctcaaTCTTACTCCATAAAGTTATGGATATCATCCCCATGATATTGAATTTATTCATATAAGCACTCATGTCTCATAGTATGCTAAGTATCAAAAATTCATGATTTGATCTTAATGGCTAGAAAAATAAtgttatgtcatgcatattcttaAATCAGAATTCTTGAATGAATCGTGCTTGTGATCTTTCTCCCTAAAGCTCTTTCAGTAATCCTTTTAAGCTTTGATAGCAATGTTGTCGATAGTAATTGAGTAAAGATAGAAGGAGAGGGTTTATGTTTCTTATTGTGGTAGTGATGGTCTTCTTCTTCCATTTAAGGTTATAAATGTTGAGGAAGGGGGGATGATGGTTTACCATGAgtaatagttaaatgagagcaATTAGTCAGTTCCTGATAGTAATGCGTGAAATTTTAGTAGGTAGAGAGGATGAGGAATTCTTATAAGAAgtggttagtaggagtccatggagtggTTATAGGACTAGGATTGAATGTAGtgttcttgggatgagatttctTATAGAGGTATAGAACCCAAATATCGTGATTTAAATTAGAATAATCaccttatgttaagtaatttgtgattttgaatTAAGCTGGAATATAGTAATAGTAACTCATTGGCTTTTGATCGAGATGGGTAGAAGAAACACTGCAAAAACTGTGGGAATTAGGACTCAGTTTAACCGTCATTctaggacgaatgatcccatggggagatattgtaacacctcaaaaaaatttaagctaAGGCCCGAATTGTTCTTTATTTGCAATATAAGGTCTTATCAGGTTATTCTTAAATTGCTCATATTTGTAAAAGTAAATTATTTAGTATGAGAATGATTTTCAATATCAGTTAAGGTCACTAAAAACTCCTAGCATAAAGTAGAGTTGAAactttccttatcgattaagttttgatgtaagactctacttgggtcaacttcaaacgaccatatctcttagaatataaagattacgtggcccataacctatcaaattaaagatatttgaatcttctttccaagtCCACAAATTTCGCAACAATCTGAGGTTCCAGTAAAatgttatgaccattttagtaacttGATACAGTGCAatgacgaattagccgacgaaaaaatattaaaaagggttcattttgtctttttacctctaagaaaaccctaaatgaatttcttgactaattaaagacccAAAACAATAAGATTTTCATCTCGTAAtacatcattctcttctctctgaAATCCTAagacaaaaccctaaggaaaaatcaaagtaaaagactccattcaagattctttcaatctttttcatgatttttcttcaatgtaagtccttctccaagaatttcattctttccaactatAATTCCTCCATGCAATTAttaatcactaatgaaaatcataattcctGGTCATATTTCAAGAAAGtaattcaaaaatctcaagaaatgttttcttgattgttctccttcaagctagggtttcaaggcttctagccaagttctttttcaagattctttaaaattcttcaagaactttgttcttccaAGTATGttaggctatcatagtgttggactagtttgtTCTCACACCCtgcatctactttcaaatcagtaaaagagaaatctaggattctacccctagatttgagtattcttgagataagctaatttgagttcttgagttcctgtttatttttgaaattctattcctaattactgaattgctatatgttatgcattgaaattcttgagttgatttgttcatttcTATatttctgcatgaaccctatgaattgagtatttttttaaaggaGAAATATCGTTGAGTTATGAGTTTCGAGTTCTTGAGTCTTGAGTTTCcttattgctattaagatccctgagttgagtcgttcatgtctataattttacatgaaccctatgattttagttataaattttgaaaagctttttaaagttaacacttgagttcttaaactgaattttgagaaagtaaagatgagttttgagaaaagagtttctaaaacatgattagttggggtatgccatcaatgtatgagcagtatgATATccagatataccatcaatgtttatgcagtatgactttttgagtcatcaatgatcatattaaaatatgattttgatatgttttttagaaagagttttcaagtatgaattgagtaagagtataaggggactatgtcccagaggtatcaatttttacattgataaagaGAAACTtaaatttctaaatgagttatgagttcaaagatatttcaagagcagttaTAAATTATTGGGAGTACtattaagcaccgatatggggatgagttcagacaactcacattcctcataaatcatttatgccaacatgggtacaagatcatactttttagatgaatcctaagTGTTTTCGGgcagagcttagtggatccacttagttgaggtgttctgtactccggcaaggtatagaacagttctgacagcgtgagcgagacgttgtatcatcacgtagctcatagtgatggttgtcggttagaaaatctcccaatagagttaaagtgtatttttataattcacttattatgttgagctcaaagatgagaaagtattttgtaaagttttaaatgatttgactcctttatttctttacattcagcttgagtacGTTGTTATCTATTGCACTCATTTCTTTTAGTGATTTGTTATTAAGCTAtattacatgctcgtacattcaatgtactgatgtcattcgacctgcatcttttaaatatgcagatacaggttcttatgatcctcaacaagagtctgttgagatcactCCATCCTCTCGTCCGCTTATGAGTGAGACTTTCTTGCCTTCAGAGTACTCCAATTTTATGACTTGTTAGTAGTGTAGTTCTTTTGAAGAGTTGtggatcttgtcccgacacttatctttgtatagtagaggcttcatagatagacagttttggagtcttttagtttcaaatgttttatttaaacttatgaTTCGTGCTTAGTATATTCAGCAAAGTTTAAAGATTTAGTAAGCTGTttttaaacgtttctttcaatttgatgcttatgtatgcttgagttagtcttatGTTTATAGTCATccaagatgagggttcgcttgagggcaagcaatggttctcaagtgccggccacgtccagggtgtaggctcagatAGTGACAAATTGTTCTCTTGATTTGTAAAAGGAAGAGGTCATCGATGTATCAGAATTCTTATAAAAGATAGTTATTGTTAGCTTAAATAAAGGAACTGCAGAGTTTGTGGTACTTTGAATATCTACTATATCTTATCCACGATCTATTCAGAATGTAAAAAAGCTATAaaagtaaatattaaatatgtcaTAATTGTTATTCACTGAATACGGccatatatatgtaattatctataaataaaaaaaaagtgtctacttattttatttttttgaaataatatggGTTTCAgcccatttctttctaaaaaattgCTTCTTTGATCTTCTTTAACtgctaatatttaaaattactcATATTAACCACATCTAAATTTCTTTcatggaagaagaaatattaattttggTTCAACACAACGGTGGATGGGATAATGGCAAAACACTAACACTTTGGATGTTACAACGGTTTGAATTAGACACATGTGTTGGAGACAACAAAAGAAAGTTAGGCTCATCAACGAGGGTTACCATCTCAATAAATTTATCATGTAGTTCCATTTCAGATGATGAATCTTCCTTCGCCATTTCAAATTACTGTGTATAAAAAGAAGGTGGACAAAAACCAAACCTGGGcccaacttttattttcttttattgtatttaattcatataattcttatttgttttatttgatacttaattttgattttaacttaTGTCAAATTTCTCAAACGATTAACTATTCTTATGTTGGTTTACTTGTAACAATTTTCGAGAAGAAATACTTGTCTTTCTCAACttcatttattaaattttgattgaaGTCCTTACTTGAAATAAATTGTTTTCAAATTGTCAACTTTTCTAAAAAATCTAATGTTCTCTTTACCTAGTTATTTTTGACAATTATGCTCCCTttccaaaatttatttcaagtgttgaaattaattaattttctaaataaatttttatatgtctctAAATTCTTTGAAAGTTagtcaaatgattttttttttcaaatcattaGATAATCGCGTGTTAGTAGATATTTCAAGTGCTTAAAACCttcttgaaataaaataaaaacctcAGATACCCTTTTGTTggaataaaaagttttttttcctgttttaagtctttttgaaattatttttacaaaatttcataatttcttttaaaatattacgtgacgacttttaaaaattttgatttttaccttaaaagttggaaagatttttgaaaattatctttttctttacattaACTGTAGTTAAGACTTTATTAATTGACATTGGATGGACGTAATctggtaaaataatttttctccATTTCCTCATTTCCGTTTCATGTTTTTTATCTTGATTTTCACCAAAAATGTAgtgaataaaatttgaatttccaACTTGTAAATGTGGAACATTTTAAACATTGAGTTTCAATCAAATCTTGGGTTCagagatttatatatatttaaaattctttaatttttattgaaagGACTTGAATCAAAACCTAAACTCTACCAATTCCAAAATTCATTATTgtgtataaaattatatggaaaagggcctaaaatacccttcaactatgtgaattgatacaaaattacccttcttCTACCTTTTGGGCCTAAAATGTCATTGACATCAACCATTTTGTTCTCATCTTTAACAGCCCAAATTCATTAATGACGTGTCATTATTTTATTGGGTAccctaataattaatttaactaagGCAAAAGGCATAAATTGCCCCCTATACGTATACCCAAAAGTCATTTACACACTTTAACTAATGGggtgacctattacacaccttaaGTACATAGAAGTATATTTATTTCCCCCTTCCGTCACTCAACCTAGGGCGCGTTTCGCTCCACATAGTTGAGCGCGTCAACACGctaataaagtcatttttatttatttttttaattaaaaaaatctaaccCAACGGTTATATTCCCATTCCCTTCACATAGCCCACCCACCCGACCCCAATGAACAAAAACCCtaaattttcacccaaaaatCTGAATCAAGAACCCTAAATTCAAACATAGTTCAAAATTCCTTCTTTTGAATCAAAGGTAactctttttcattattattcattcatctcttttccattttgattcatttctctctttttcattttgatttgtttctatctatttcgtattttgaatttttagttgttTGATTCGCGGTAATTCTTATTAAGGTGCTACAATGGCTCGAATAAGCTTGACTAGGCTCTGTTTACAAGAGGAAGATCATGAATTGGAAGAGGTGCGATGCAAACACGGATTTGTTTTGCCTTTGCTGACCTCTTGGACCCCGAGAAATCCTAGTAGAAGATATTGGGGTTGTCCTTACTATGGGGTAAGTTAATCTTTTTTAAGAGTTGAATAATTCGTTTTGTTGTTTCAAGAGCCATAGAATGATTCGTTTTGTTTTTTAAGAATGCTAGATCATGCGATTTTTGGCTTTGGAAAGATGATTATATTGATCCAAGATCCAAATTTGTGATTCCCAAGTTGTTGGGAAGAATTGCGGAGCTTGAACATAGTGTTGAATCTTCTCGAAAAGTTGAAACTTCGGATAAGGAAATCAACAAGCCTACTAAGTCGACCAAATCCATGGAAAGCAAAATAGATATGA
The DNA window shown above is from Solanum stenotomum isolate F172 chromosome 6, ASM1918654v1, whole genome shotgun sequence and carries:
- the LOC125867139 gene encoding uncharacterized protein LOC125867139, coding for MARISLTRLCLQEEDHELEEVRCKHGFVLPLLTSWTPRNPSRRYWGCPYYGNARSCDFWLWKDDYIDPRSKFVIPKLLGRIAELEHSVESSRKVETSDKEINKPTKSTKSMESKIDMNKKESKMDNFDDDLKKMKAVEKKWKNKLAKSKKREKQLWIALLCVCILGVSLVFQRVLFLKGEGHSRKLS